Within the Thermosynechococcus sichuanensis E542 genome, the region TGCCAGTCTTCCCCTGATCACCTACAATCAGCCCAGCGGTACCTATGGCGCTGAGCCAGTGCTTCTCGACTTCTATCTCAGCAACCTGCCGTTGGATCAGCACTTCAACAACGAGAAGGTATGGCAGGTGCGCTGCACGATCAATGGTCAATCCTTCACGGTCGATCGCTGGCAGGCCTACTATCTAACCGGGCTTCAGGCGGGGGATAACTGGGTGCGCCTCGAACTTCTTGATGGCAACGGCCAGCGGATTCCCTCTCCCTACAATCCCATTACCCGCCTCGTCACCTATCAACCCAATGGCAAGGATGTCCTCTCGCGCCTGCTGCGGGGAGAACTGGCGGCGAAAAATCTCCAAAGCAGCCTCAGTCCAGATCTACCCAGCAACCTGCCTCCCGAACCCACACCAGAACCAACGCCTGTGGTTGAGGAACCCGCTAGTGCTCCCGAAGTTCCTGTTGCTCAAGAATCTGCACCAGCACCAACCGCAGAGGAAGTAGAGGAGGTGCCACCCACCCCTGAACCCCCAGAGGAAACCCCTGTTGCCCCAGAGCCAGCCCCAGAACCGACGGCTACACTTAAAGCTGAAAAAGAAACACTACCGCCGGCACCTCCGCCGCAAAAACCTTTCTGGCAGCGTCTGAATCCCTTCAAGAAAGCAGAAAGCCCCACTCGTTCTGTCCTTGTCAGCCCGCGAGTCAAACCCTCTCCTTCTGTGGATGAACCCACCCCAGCGGTCACTGAACCAGACACTGCCCCCACTCCAGAGGATTTGCCACAATTAGAAGAGCCAACGACCCCTCAGGAGTAAAACCATGCAAGGAACCGCCTTGGCCACTGTTCGCCTTCAACCCTCATTTGCCGTCCCTCTAGGCGTGCTACTGTTGAGTGTGCCCCTATGGTGGCTGTACTGGTGGCTGGGCTTACCCATCTCCCTCTTTGCCCTATTTTTGGCTGTACAGGCGGCAACGCTGCGCTTGGAATTTACAGCAACGGCTCTCGATGTCTATCGCGGCAGCCAACAGATTCGCCACTTTCCCTATCAGCAATGGCAGCACTGGGAGGTCTTTTGGCCAGCCTTTCCCATCCTTTTTTATTTTCGGGAAGTGAAGAATATCCACTTTCTGCCGATTCTGTTTGACGCCAAAACTCTAGTACAATGCCTCCAAGAACGCTGCCCACGCACAGCCTTTATTTCCACGGTTCGCAATGACGGATGACCCTACGCTGACGGATGCCTCTGAACCCACGCCAGAGGAAGTAACTGCTCTCAAAGCCCAGCGCGATGCCCTCAAAGCAGAGATTCAAGCCCTCGATGCGGAGTTTCATCGTCTTGTCCACGATCGCCTCAAGTCCCTTGAAGAGCGGCAACAAAGTCTGCAACTCACCATTGAGCAACTAGAACGGCGCAAGGAACGCATTGAGCAGGAACTACGCCGCAACTTTCTGGGTGCCTCCCAAGAACTCGCGATTCGGGTGCAGGGGTTCAAGGAGTTTCTCGTCAAGAGCATGCAGGAGTTGGCTGCCACCGTCGAGGAAATGGAATTGCTGCCCCCGCCGCCCGCTGTAGCGGAAACTGCCCCTGCCCCAGCAGAAACAGTGACAACACCGCCTAAGTTGGTGCTTGATGAGGGATTTCAGGAGGAAGCGGATCGGATTCGCCGTTTGCTAGAGCAATATCGCAGTAGCCCCAACTACTATGGCCCCCCTTGGCAGTTGCGACGCACCTTTGAGCAGATCCATGCTGAGCGGGTAGAAAGCTGGTTTTTTGATCTGGGGGGACGGGGTGCCCTGCGATCGCTCCCCAGTCGGCTGCAAAATATCCTTGTTGCCTCGGCAATCATCTCGATCCTGCGGGACTTCTATGGCGATATGTTGCGGGTTTTGGTTTTGGCTGATTCCCCTGAGCGGCTGGGGGACTGGCGACGCGGTTTACAGGACTGCTTAGGGATTAACCGCCAAGATTTTGGCCCCGATCAGGGGGTGGCACTCTTTGAATCTGCGGATGCCTTGGCCTTTCGGGCCGATCGCCTTGAGCAGGAGGACTACATTCCCCTGATTCTCATTGATGATTCCCAACCTCAGGTTAGTCTTTCGCTGCTGCAATATCCCTTGCTCTTGGGCTTTGCCCCTGAACCCCAGTTGCGTCCTAGTCGTAGTGCTGATTTCTTTGAGTAATTCCAGTCCCCTCGGAGGCTGCCGTGACCACTGTATTGATCCTTGGACTACTGGCGCTCATTAGCTACCTGCTCGGCTCAATTCCCACGGGCTACCTCTTGGCGAAAGCACTGCGGGGGATTGATATTCGGGAGCATGGCTCTGGCTCAACGGGAGCAACCAATGTGCTGCGGGTGGTGGGCAAAGGCCCTGGACTGGTGACGTTTTTAGTCGATGTGGGCAAGGGACTAGGGGCAGTGCTCTTGGCGCGGTGGGTCTTGGGGCAATCTTGGAGTACAGTACCCGCCAGTTGGTTGGAATTTGTGCTGCTGGCGATCGCCTTCATTGCCGTTCTAGCCCACAGTAAGCCGGTTTGGTTAGGCTGGCGCGGCGGCAAATCCGTTGCCACTGGTTTAGGGGTACTTCTTGCCCTCAATGCCCCCACTGCTTTGGCCACCTTTGCGGTATTTCTAGTGGTCTTGGCGGTCAGCCGCATCGTCTCCCTGAGTTCAATTACGGCTGCTATCTCCTTACCCTTCTGGTTTTGGTTCTTTACCCAGTCGTGGCCGTTTATTGGCTTTAGTGTGATTGCAGGTGCCTTTGTGATTTGGCGACACCAGACGAATATCCAACGTCTGCTGGCAGGGACAGAGCCACGCTTGGGAACCCCTATCTCGGAAGGATAGCTTTGTTAAAAAAACACTTTTGGACAGGTTCGGAGTTTGCCCCCCATATTTGAGAAAACGGTTGTATTTGTACATTTGGAAAGCCTCTGAGCTTGCTACCATGAGTGGATACCAGTTTTGGTGGGGAGATTTGTGATGGAAACCCTGCGGGGGCGTGATTTGCTGAGCATCGCTGACCTTTCACGGGCAGAGGCAGAGTATCTGCTAGATTTGGCAGCACAGATGAAAATCGGTAAGGTGGCTCCCCAGTGTCCCAAGGTCTTGGGGCTGCTGTTTCAGAAGGCTTCGACCCGTACCCGTGTCAGCTTTACGGTGGCAATGTACCAACTGGGCGGCCAAGTCATTGACCTGAATCCCCAATCCACGCAGGTGGGACGCGGTGAGCCGTTGCCGGATACCGCACGGGTATTGGATCGCTATTTGGATGCGGTGGCGATTCGCACCTATGGTCAGGCGGAACTGCAACTGTTTGCTGACTATGCGCGGATACCCGTGATTAATGCCCTCACCGATCGCGAGCATCCCTGTCAGATTTTGGCGGATCTGCTGACGCTACGGGAATCCTTTGGCACATTGGCGGGACTGACCCTCTGCTACATTGGCGATGGCAATAATGTGGCGCATTCTTTACTCCTAGGCTGTGCCCTCTTGGGGGTGAATATTCGTGTGGCTTCCCCACCGCAGTTTGCGCCTTTGCCGGAGATTGTGGCGCAAGCCAAGGCACTGAGTGGCGGTAAGAGTGAAGTGACTGTTCTCACGGATCCACAGACGGCAGCGAAGGGTGCCCACGCCCTTTACACCGATGTTTGGGCCAGTATGGGACAGGAAGCAGAAGCGGGCGATCGCCAGCCCATTTTTCAGCCCTACCAAATCAATGATCAACTCCTCGCCCTTGCGGATCCACGGGCGATCGTTCTCCACTGTCTGCCGGCGCACCGCGAGGAAGAAATTACCGCCAGTGTCCTTGAAGGGCCGCAGTCTCGGGTTTGGGAGCAGGCGGAAAATCGTCTCCATGCCCAGAAGGCGCTGCTGGCCAGTCTCTTGGGATAGGGTGATGCTCTACCACCGTTGGCAGAAATTTAGCCTCTCAGATCGGTTATTGCTGGTGGGGGCGGTCATTTGTGGGGCTTTTCTGCTGCTGGCGGTTCTTGCGCCCTTGGGTCAAGCCCTCGGCTGGATTGCCAATCCCCAAGAATTTCTTGACTTTCCGATTCACGCGCCGCCTTCACCGCAGCACTGGTTTGGTACGAATCGCCTAGGCTATGATGTCTTTTCTCGCACAATCTTTGGTGCCCAAGCGGCTTTGCAAGTGGTCTTGGTGGCAACGCTTTTGAGCTTGGTGGTGGGGGTGCCCTTGGGATTGTTGAGTGGCTACCAAGGAGGCTGGCTGGATCGCGGGTTGCTCTTTTTTATGGATACGATTTACACATTGCCAGGGCTATTACTGGCGGTCACAGTGGCCTTTGTTGTGGGTAAGGGGGTGCTTAATGCCGCGATCGCCCTTAGTGTTGCCTATATTCCTCAATACTATCGGGTTGTCCGCAACCACACGGTAAGCCTGAAAAATGAGGTCTTTATTGAAGCTGCCCGTGCCCTTGGTGCCTCTACGCCTCGCATCCTGCAACGGTATCTTTTGGTGAATGTGCTTCCCAGTATTCCGGTGCTCTTTACGCTCAATGCTGCCGATGCCATTCTAACCTTGGCGGGTTTGGGGTTCTTGGGTCTAGGGTTACCGCCGCAGGTTCCAGAATGGGGGCAGGATCTGCGACAGGCTTTGGA harbors:
- the argF gene encoding ornithine carbamoyltransferase; this translates as METLRGRDLLSIADLSRAEAEYLLDLAAQMKIGKVAPQCPKVLGLLFQKASTRTRVSFTVAMYQLGGQVIDLNPQSTQVGRGEPLPDTARVLDRYLDAVAIRTYGQAELQLFADYARIPVINALTDREHPCQILADLLTLRESFGTLAGLTLCYIGDGNNVAHSLLLGCALLGVNIRVASPPQFAPLPEIVAQAKALSGGKSEVTVLTDPQTAAKGAHALYTDVWASMGQEAEAGDRQPIFQPYQINDQLLALADPRAIVLHCLPAHREEEITASVLEGPQSRVWEQAENRLHAQKALLASLLG
- the plsY gene encoding glycerol-3-phosphate 1-O-acyltransferase PlsY; protein product: MTTVLILGLLALISYLLGSIPTGYLLAKALRGIDIREHGSGSTGATNVLRVVGKGPGLVTFLVDVGKGLGAVLLARWVLGQSWSTVPASWLEFVLLAIAFIAVLAHSKPVWLGWRGGKSVATGLGVLLALNAPTALATFAVFLVVLAVSRIVSLSSITAAISLPFWFWFFTQSWPFIGFSVIAGAFVIWRHQTNIQRLLAGTEPRLGTPISEG
- a CDS encoding DUF3086 domain-containing protein, with protein sequence MTDDPTLTDASEPTPEEVTALKAQRDALKAEIQALDAEFHRLVHDRLKSLEERQQSLQLTIEQLERRKERIEQELRRNFLGASQELAIRVQGFKEFLVKSMQELAATVEEMELLPPPPAVAETAPAPAETVTTPPKLVLDEGFQEEADRIRRLLEQYRSSPNYYGPPWQLRRTFEQIHAERVESWFFDLGGRGALRSLPSRLQNILVASAIISILRDFYGDMLRVLVLADSPERLGDWRRGLQDCLGINRQDFGPDQGVALFESADALAFRADRLEQEDYIPLILIDDSQPQVSLSLLQYPLLLGFAPEPQLRPSRSADFFE
- a CDS encoding ABC transporter permease, with the protein product MLYHRWQKFSLSDRLLLVGAVICGAFLLLAVLAPLGQALGWIANPQEFLDFPIHAPPSPQHWFGTNRLGYDVFSRTIFGAQAALQVVLVATLLSLVVGVPLGLLSGYQGGWLDRGLLFFMDTIYTLPGLLLAVTVAFVVGKGVLNAAIALSVAYIPQYYRVVRNHTVSLKNEVFIEAARALGASTPRILQRYLLVNVLPSIPVLFTLNAADAILTLAGLGFLGLGLPPQVPEWGQDLRQALDGLPVGIWWPTLFPGLAMTLLVVGLSLLGEGLGERLDPRQLN
- a CDS encoding DUF3119 family protein, which produces MQGTALATVRLQPSFAVPLGVLLLSVPLWWLYWWLGLPISLFALFLAVQAATLRLEFTATALDVYRGSQQIRHFPYQQWQHWEVFWPAFPILFYFREVKNIHFLPILFDAKTLVQCLQERCPRTAFISTVRNDG